One part of the Limnochordia bacterium genome encodes these proteins:
- the hydE gene encoding [FeFe] hydrogenase H-cluster radical SAM maturase HydE — translation MVQTLIGLLHAKGTAQEQLWDRADGVRRDTVGNGVHLRGIIEFSNHCIRNCLYCGLRRGNTKLKRYRIPPEEILLAAKQGTEVGYKTIVLQSGEDPWYDARNIGLLVREIKKLDVAVTLSIGERPEEELALFRQEGADRYLLKHETIDQALYSRLHPGASYKARIQMLNTLGKLGYQVGTGIMVGLPGQRPETIAEDILFMQKINADMVGIGVFIPHPDTPLANAAAGSADETLNVLALTRLFLPYAHLPATTALATLDPYGRQKALRAGANVVMPNITPVKYRKQYEIYPGKAETSDESCTLFRGRIEQMILGLGRTVALDQGHSCCYNKV, via the coding sequence CACTGATCGGGTTACTCCATGCAAAGGGTACCGCCCAAGAACAGCTCTGGGACAGGGCAGATGGCGTACGACGGGATACCGTAGGCAATGGGGTCCATCTGCGGGGGATTATTGAGTTCTCTAACCATTGCATCAGAAACTGCCTGTACTGTGGACTACGTCGGGGTAATACCAAGCTTAAACGGTATCGGATTCCCCCAGAGGAAATCTTGCTCGCGGCTAAACAGGGTACCGAGGTAGGATACAAGACCATCGTGCTTCAGTCCGGTGAAGATCCCTGGTACGATGCAAGGAACATTGGTCTTCTGGTGAGGGAAATTAAGAAACTCGATGTGGCAGTGACTCTTTCCATCGGAGAGCGACCAGAAGAGGAACTGGCCCTTTTCCGCCAAGAAGGAGCAGACCGCTACCTGTTGAAGCACGAGACTATCGATCAAGCGCTGTATAGCCGGCTGCATCCGGGAGCAAGTTACAAGGCTAGGATCCAGATGCTAAACACCTTAGGAAAGCTTGGGTATCAGGTGGGTACAGGGATCATGGTCGGTCTGCCTGGCCAAAGGCCAGAAACGATCGCCGAGGATATTTTATTCATGCAAAAGATCAATGCGGATATGGTGGGTATTGGTGTTTTTATCCCCCACCCAGATACACCCTTAGCCAATGCTGCTGCGGGGTCCGCCGATGAGACCCTGAATGTCCTGGCGCTAACACGACTGTTTTTGCCCTATGCCCATCTTCCGGCGACAACTGCCTTGGCCACCTTAGACCCCTACGGTCGACAGAAAGCCCTCCGGGCCGGAGCCAATGTAGTCATGCCAAACATTACGCCGGTAAAGTATCGTAAGCAATATGAGATCTATCCAGGAAAAGCGGAAACAAGCGATGAATCGTGCACTCTATTTCGAGGGCGCATTGAACAGATGATCCTTGGCTTAGGTAGGACAGTAGCCCTAGATCAAGGACATAGTTGTTGCTACAACAAAGTATGA
- the hydG gene encoding [FeFe] hydrogenase H-cluster radical SAM maturase HydG: MPNLHCNTEFIDDKQIWKLIDNAKEKPVDSSVILGAIKDVENGGTLSIDMVANILECSDPAVEEALFAASKTVKKGIYGNRIVLFAPLYISNYCVNSCSYCGYNCRNNLARKRLTMEEIAQEVRILEDMGHKRLAIEAGEDPTYCPIEYILDAIDTIYHTARSNGVIRRVNVNIAATTVDEYKLLKKAGIGTYVLFQETYHRDTYRRVHPRGPKHDYDWHLLAMDRAMRGGIDDVGLGVLFGLYDYRYELLAMLHHAYHLEDAFGVGPHTVSVPRLKAASGVSLAEYPYLVSDHQLKKVVALLRLALPYTGIIISTRETPQLRGELLELGISQVSGGSRTDVGGYQQGHEDTAQFELGDHRTLDEVIFDLLQRGYLPSFCTACYRQGRTGDRFMQLAKTGQIQNVCHPNALCTLQEYLSDYASPATKELGTKFIEKELAQLTNLRLRHRIQDCLVSIEQGQRDIYW; encoded by the coding sequence GTGCCTAACTTACACTGTAATACAGAGTTCATTGACGATAAACAGATTTGGAAACTTATTGACAACGCAAAGGAAAAGCCCGTAGACTCCAGCGTAATCCTTGGGGCCATTAAAGATGTCGAAAACGGCGGCACCTTAAGTATAGATATGGTCGCCAACATTTTGGAGTGCTCCGATCCCGCGGTGGAGGAGGCCCTCTTTGCAGCCAGCAAAACCGTAAAAAAAGGCATCTATGGCAATCGAATCGTTCTATTCGCTCCTTTGTATATCAGTAACTACTGCGTAAACAGTTGCAGTTACTGTGGGTATAACTGCCGAAACAACTTAGCGCGAAAACGCCTTACCATGGAAGAAATCGCCCAGGAAGTAAGAATCCTTGAGGATATGGGTCATAAACGCCTAGCTATAGAAGCCGGGGAGGATCCAACATACTGCCCCATCGAGTATATTTTGGATGCCATCGATACGATCTATCATACGGCAAGGAGCAACGGGGTAATTCGACGGGTGAACGTGAATATCGCGGCGACTACCGTTGATGAGTACAAACTGTTGAAGAAGGCGGGCATTGGCACATACGTGTTGTTTCAGGAGACCTATCATCGGGATACGTACAGACGGGTACACCCTAGGGGCCCCAAACACGATTACGACTGGCATTTGCTAGCCATGGATCGGGCGATGCGCGGTGGTATTGATGATGTAGGCTTGGGAGTGTTGTTCGGCTTGTATGATTACCGCTACGAGCTGTTGGCCATGCTTCACCATGCCTATCATCTGGAGGATGCGTTCGGTGTTGGGCCCCATACAGTGTCCGTACCCCGTCTGAAGGCTGCATCCGGAGTAAGTCTTGCTGAGTATCCCTACCTTGTATCAGACCACCAACTGAAAAAAGTAGTGGCATTACTCCGGCTCGCTCTTCCCTACACGGGCATTATTATCTCCACTAGGGAAACGCCCCAGTTACGGGGGGAATTACTAGAACTCGGCATATCCCAAGTATCCGGAGGTTCCCGTACCGATGTAGGAGGATACCAACAAGGGCATGAAGACACCGCTCAGTTTGAGCTAGGAGATCATCGCACTCTAGATGAAGTCATTTTCGATCTCCTTCAGAGGGGTTACTTGCCTAGTTTCTGCACCGCTTGCTACAGACAGGGACGAACCGGAGACCGGTTCATGCAACTGGCAAAGACCGGTCAGATCCAGAACGTATGCCATCCCAACGCCCTATGCACTTTGCAGGAATACCTTAGTGACTATGCCTCCCCTGCCACAAAAGAGTTGGGAACCAAGTTCATTGAAAAAGAGCTGGCCCAGCTTACTAATCTCCGGCTTCGCCACAGGATACAAGATTGCCTTGTGAGTATTGAACAAGGTCAAAGGGACATTTACTGGTAA